One window of the Cydia splendana chromosome 18, ilCydSple1.2, whole genome shotgun sequence genome contains the following:
- the LOC134799322 gene encoding ribosome quality control complex subunit NEMF homolog isoform X1 — protein sequence MKTRFNTYDIICMVTELQKLVGMRVNQVYDIDNKSYLIRLQRSEEKAVLLLESANRFHTTQFEWPKNVAPSGFTMKLRKHLKNKRLEKLTQLGIDRIIDLQFGSGEAAYHVILELYDRGNIVLTDYEWTILNVLRPHVEGDKVRFAVKEKYPLDRAKSNFDPPDAEGLKKILANSKPGDNLKKILNPNLEYGPAIIDHILLESGLTGNMKISTEPGKGFSVEQDLDKLVEAVKKAEALMETARREVVKGYITQKKEERPQPQPGEDAFFLTNVEFHPMLYAQHKAQPYAEYDTFDRAVDEFYSALEGQKIDLKTIQVEREAMKKLQNVRKDHEKRVNELEDLQVTDRQAAELISRNEPLVEQARLAIQAAIANQMSWDDITLLVKTAKENNDPIASCIKHLKLNTNHITLSLSDPYEDEVPPMCVDIDLSLTAFANARKYYDMKRNAAKKQQKTLESADKALKSAERKTKQTLKEAQTISSISKARKTYWFEKFFWFISSDNYLVIGGRDQQQNELLVKRYMRSTDVYVHADVSGASSIIIKNPGGPVPPKTLGEAGQAAVAYSVAWEAKVLTSAWWVHAHQVSKSAPTGEYLTTGSFMIRGKKNYLLPQHLQLGFSFLFRLEDSCIERHKGERKSTVPEDDASSIVSEATTALTTDEGDEEIAVSDDDGSDEEDKSQEKEESCEKEPPSDKPALDDIEEDSESDDEAFPDTHIKVDHGTGEVIMQSKTRTISEVSNNSDDKPLSFPSLPKKTGKKNNKEQQNKEDKKEEKKEPGMKRGQRSKLKKIKEKYKDQDEEDRALRMSILQSANALKDTKKSQKKAAAKSGKPGKTKGPKIPQPAPQILEAEDEEPEEPEADAEV from the exons ACATCTCAAGAACAAGCGCCTAGAGAAGCTGACGCAGCTAGGTATAGACCGTATCATAGACCTACAGTTTGGGAGTGGAGAGGCGGCCTATCATGTCATACTGGAATTGTATGATAGGGGAAATATAGTGCTGACGGACTATGAGTGGACGATACTCAATGTGCTGCGGCCCCATGTGGAGGGGGATAAAGTTAG ATTTgcagtaaaagaaaaatatccCCTAGATAGAGCAAAGTCTAACTTTGACCCTCCAGATGCAGAGGGCTTGAAGAAAATACTGGCCAACAGCAAGCCTGGAGACAATCTCAAGAAAATACTCAACCCTAACCTAG AATATGGTCCAGCGATTATAGACCACATTCTCCTGGAATCTGGCCTGACGGGCAACATGAAGATCAGCACAGAACCTGGAAAGGGTTTCTCTGTAGAACAGGATTTGGACAAGCTGGTCGAAGCCGTGAAGAAG GCTGAGGCATTGATGGAGACAGCCAGGCGGGAAGTTGTAAAG GGCTACATCACTCAGAAGAAAGAGGAACGTCCTCAGCCCCAGCCAGGCGAGGATGCCTTTTTCCTCACCAACGTGGAGTTCCACCCGATGCTATACGCGCAACACAAAGCACAGCCCTACGCGGAGTATGACACTTTTGACAGAGCTGTAGACGAGTTCTATTCGGCGCTGGAGGGACAGAAGATTGACTTAAAG ACAATCCAAGTAGAGCGAGAAGCCATGAAGAAACTCCAGAACGTCCGCAAAGACCACGAGAAGCGAGTGAACGAACTAGAAGATTTGCAAGTAACTGACCGGCAAGCTGCTGAACTTATTTCAAGGAACGAGCCGCTTGTCGAGCAAGCGAGGCTTGCTATACAAGCTGCCATCGCCAACCAG ATGTCCTGGGACGACATAACGCTCCTCGTAAAGACGGCCAAAGAAAACAACGATCCCATCGCCTCCTGCATTAAACATTTGAAACTCAACACGAACCACATAACGCTGTCCCTCTCTGACCCGTATGAGGATGAGGTACCGCCTATGTGTGTCGACATCGACCTGTCGTTGACGGCCTTCGCTAACGCTAGAAA ATACTACGACATGAAACGCAACGCAGCAAAAAAGCAACAGAAGACCCTGGAGTCAGCAGACAAAGCCCTCAAGAGCGCCGAGCGGAAGACCAAACAGACCTTAAAGGAGGCTCAGACCATCAGCTCCATCAGTAAAGCCAGGAAGACCTACTGGTTTGAGAAGTTCTTCTGGTTCATATCATCGGATAACTACTTA GTGATTGGTGGACGGGACCAGCAGCAAAACGAGCTCCTCGTGAAGCGCTACATGCGCTCCACCGACGTGTACGTGCACGCCGACGTGTCCGGAGCCTCCTCCATCATCATCAAGAACCCGGGCGGGCCTGTGCCGCCGAAGACACTGGGTGAAGCGGGCCAAGCTGCTGTAGCCTACAG TGTGGCGTGGGAAGCTAAAGTCCTCACGAGCGCGTGGTGGGTGCACGCACACCAAGTGTCCAAGTCGGCGCCCACCGGCGAGTACCTCACCACCGGGTCCTTCATGATCCGCGGCAAGAAGAACTACCTGCTGCCGCAGCACCTGCAGCTGGGGTTCAGCTTCCTGTTTAGG TTAGAAGACAGTTGCATAGAACGGCACAAGGGCGAGCGCAAATCGACAGTGCCTGAGGACGACGCCTCATCTATCGTGTCGGAAGCCACCACGGCTTTGACGACAGACGAGGGAGACGAGGAGATTGCAGTCTCAGATGATG acGGATCAGatgaagaggacaaatcgcaaGAGAAAGAGGAGAGCTGTGAGAAAGAGCCGCCAAGCGATAAGCCCGCCTTAGACGACATAGAAGAGGACAGCGAAAGTGACGATGAAGCCTTCCCTGACACGCATATCaag GTCGACCACGGAACAGGAGAAGTTATAATGCAGTCGAAAACACGGACCATATCAGAAGTATCAAACAACA GCGACGACAAGCCCCTTTCATTCCCGTCCCTACCAAAAAAGACTGGTAAAAAGAATAACAAAGAACAGCAGAACAAAGAAGATAAAAAGGAAGAAAAGAAGGAGCCAGGCATGAAGCGCGGGCAGCGCAGCAAGCTCAAGAAGATTAAGGAGAAATACAAGGATCAGGATGAGGAGGATCGCGCGCTCAGGATGAGCATACTTCAG TCCGCAAACGCCCTAAAAGACACGAAGAAAAGCCAAAAGAAAGCGGCAGCCAAGAGCGGCAAGCCCGGCAAGACGAAGGGACCGAAGATACCCCAACCCGCTCCGCAGATCCTTGAAGCGGAGGATGAGGAGCCGGAGGAGCCTGAAGCGGACGCTGAGGTTTGA
- the LOC134799322 gene encoding ribosome quality control complex subunit NEMF homolog isoform X2: protein MKTRFNTYDIICMVTELQKLVGMRVNQVYDIDNKSYLIRLQRSEEKAVLLLESANRFHTTQFEWPKNVAPSGFTMKLRKHLKNKRLEKLTQLGIDRIIDLQFGSGEAAYHVILELYDRGNIVLTDYEWTILNVLRPHVEGDKVRFAVKEKYPLDRAKSNFDPPDAEGLKKILANSKPGDNLKKILNPNLEYGPAIIDHILLESGLTGNMKISTEPGKGFSVEQDLDKLVEAVKKAEELMAIARQEVAKGYITQKKEERPQPQPGEDAFFLTNVEFHPMLYAQHKAQPYAEYDTFDRAVDEFYSALEGQKIDLKTIQVEREAMKKLQNVRKDHEKRVNELEDLQVTDRQAAELISRNEPLVEQARLAIQAAIANQMSWDDITLLVKTAKENNDPIASCIKHLKLNTNHITLSLSDPYEDEVPPMCVDIDLSLTAFANARKYYDMKRNAAKKQQKTLESADKALKSAERKTKQTLKEAQTISSISKARKTYWFEKFFWFISSDNYLVIGGRDQQQNELLVKRYMRSTDVYVHADVSGASSIIIKNPGGPVPPKTLGEAGQAAVAYSVAWEAKVLTSAWWVHAHQVSKSAPTGEYLTTGSFMIRGKKNYLLPQHLQLGFSFLFRLEDSCIERHKGERKSTVPEDDASSIVSEATTALTTDEGDEEIAVSDDDGSDEEDKSQEKEESCEKEPPSDKPALDDIEEDSESDDEAFPDTHIKVDHGTGEVIMQSKTRTISEVSNNSDDKPLSFPSLPKKTGKKNNKEQQNKEDKKEEKKEPGMKRGQRSKLKKIKEKYKDQDEEDRALRMSILQSANALKDTKKSQKKAAAKSGKPGKTKGPKIPQPAPQILEAEDEEPEEPEADAEPEQQNADVEILDQLTGCPLSEDELLFAVPVVAPYSALHNYKFKVKLTPGNSKRGKAAKTAVVVFTRDKACTPRERDLLKAVKEENVARNFPGKVKLSAPQLHKHKK, encoded by the exons ACATCTCAAGAACAAGCGCCTAGAGAAGCTGACGCAGCTAGGTATAGACCGTATCATAGACCTACAGTTTGGGAGTGGAGAGGCGGCCTATCATGTCATACTGGAATTGTATGATAGGGGAAATATAGTGCTGACGGACTATGAGTGGACGATACTCAATGTGCTGCGGCCCCATGTGGAGGGGGATAAAGTTAG ATTTgcagtaaaagaaaaatatccCCTAGATAGAGCAAAGTCTAACTTTGACCCTCCAGATGCAGAGGGCTTGAAGAAAATACTGGCCAACAGCAAGCCTGGAGACAATCTCAAGAAAATACTCAACCCTAACCTAG AATATGGTCCAGCGATTATAGACCACATTCTCCTGGAATCTGGCCTGACGGGCAACATGAAGATCAGCACAGAACCTGGAAAGGGTTTCTCTGTAGAACAGGATTTGGACAAGCTGGTCGAAGCCGTGAAGAAGGCTGAGGAGTTAATGGCAATCGCCAGGCAAGAAGTGGCAAAG GGCTACATCACTCAGAAGAAAGAGGAACGTCCTCAGCCCCAGCCAGGCGAGGATGCCTTTTTCCTCACCAACGTGGAGTTCCACCCGATGCTATACGCGCAACACAAAGCACAGCCCTACGCGGAGTATGACACTTTTGACAGAGCTGTAGACGAGTTCTATTCGGCGCTGGAGGGACAGAAGATTGACTTAAAG ACAATCCAAGTAGAGCGAGAAGCCATGAAGAAACTCCAGAACGTCCGCAAAGACCACGAGAAGCGAGTGAACGAACTAGAAGATTTGCAAGTAACTGACCGGCAAGCTGCTGAACTTATTTCAAGGAACGAGCCGCTTGTCGAGCAAGCGAGGCTTGCTATACAAGCTGCCATCGCCAACCAG ATGTCCTGGGACGACATAACGCTCCTCGTAAAGACGGCCAAAGAAAACAACGATCCCATCGCCTCCTGCATTAAACATTTGAAACTCAACACGAACCACATAACGCTGTCCCTCTCTGACCCGTATGAGGATGAGGTACCGCCTATGTGTGTCGACATCGACCTGTCGTTGACGGCCTTCGCTAACGCTAGAAA ATACTACGACATGAAACGCAACGCAGCAAAAAAGCAACAGAAGACCCTGGAGTCAGCAGACAAAGCCCTCAAGAGCGCCGAGCGGAAGACCAAACAGACCTTAAAGGAGGCTCAGACCATCAGCTCCATCAGTAAAGCCAGGAAGACCTACTGGTTTGAGAAGTTCTTCTGGTTCATATCATCGGATAACTACTTA GTGATTGGTGGACGGGACCAGCAGCAAAACGAGCTCCTCGTGAAGCGCTACATGCGCTCCACCGACGTGTACGTGCACGCCGACGTGTCCGGAGCCTCCTCCATCATCATCAAGAACCCGGGCGGGCCTGTGCCGCCGAAGACACTGGGTGAAGCGGGCCAAGCTGCTGTAGCCTACAG TGTGGCGTGGGAAGCTAAAGTCCTCACGAGCGCGTGGTGGGTGCACGCACACCAAGTGTCCAAGTCGGCGCCCACCGGCGAGTACCTCACCACCGGGTCCTTCATGATCCGCGGCAAGAAGAACTACCTGCTGCCGCAGCACCTGCAGCTGGGGTTCAGCTTCCTGTTTAGG TTAGAAGACAGTTGCATAGAACGGCACAAGGGCGAGCGCAAATCGACAGTGCCTGAGGACGACGCCTCATCTATCGTGTCGGAAGCCACCACGGCTTTGACGACAGACGAGGGAGACGAGGAGATTGCAGTCTCAGATGATG acGGATCAGatgaagaggacaaatcgcaaGAGAAAGAGGAGAGCTGTGAGAAAGAGCCGCCAAGCGATAAGCCCGCCTTAGACGACATAGAAGAGGACAGCGAAAGTGACGATGAAGCCTTCCCTGACACGCATATCaag GTCGACCACGGAACAGGAGAAGTTATAATGCAGTCGAAAACACGGACCATATCAGAAGTATCAAACAACA GCGACGACAAGCCCCTTTCATTCCCGTCCCTACCAAAAAAGACTGGTAAAAAGAATAACAAAGAACAGCAGAACAAAGAAGATAAAAAGGAAGAAAAGAAGGAGCCAGGCATGAAGCGCGGGCAGCGCAGCAAGCTCAAGAAGATTAAGGAGAAATACAAGGATCAGGATGAGGAGGATCGCGCGCTCAGGATGAGCATACTTCAG TCCGCAAACGCCCTAAAAGACACGAAGAAAAGCCAAAAGAAAGCGGCAGCCAAGAGCGGCAAGCCCGGCAAGACGAAGGGACCGAAGATACCCCAACCCGCTCCGCAGATCCTTGAAGCGGAGGATGAGGAGCCGGAGGAGCCTGAAGCGGACGCTGAG CCGGAGCAACAAAACGCAGATGTGGAAATACTGGACCAGCTGACCGGCTGTCCACTGTCCGAGGACGAGCTATTGTTCGCCGTGCCCGTCGTGGCGCCCTACTCCGCCCTGCACAACTACAA GTTCAAAGTGAAGCTAACGCCAGGCAACAGCAAGCGGGGCAAAGCGGCCAAGACCGCCGTGGTGGTATTCACGCGCGACAAGGCCTGCACGCCGAGAGAGCGAGACCTGCTCAAGGCGGTCAAGGAGGAGAACGTCGCGAGGAACTTCCCCGGCAAGGTCAAACTGTCGGCGCCGCAGCTGCATAAGCACAAGAAATAG